In Hippoglossus stenolepis isolate QCI-W04-F060 chromosome 5, HSTE1.2, whole genome shotgun sequence, one genomic interval encodes:
- the tasor2 gene encoding uncharacterized protein tasor2 isoform X3 yields MESGHVGAARKGVLVPVSDSSDVFQSRILAPLQSAYLYEESKQSFKYKSAVLIKNEQLEEKYNAFREKRRQAGYSEEDLKETFGFLLFDDVNQAHLFGETGLLTGKSACTTLGDPIKGVYISMYSDCLDLNRWYQGKSGYVAIIKLTKGRVKKVPENYTQNFTAPTVGFDCHESEELSSVSSKTSSFLAFERTQYYLYELLDEESSETALSPSAAVPFAIVSFSYTDTKAIRTPQATSEKKKLVRDYMAWRGQLQIGTQSYDVGLRSTKGALIPTKLPPVVKVEKAISMIDLMQLLPKAAFETCFSAEVFLGGLYCSLYELVPSEAKDTNSLSQLLQEIKEKDIALTVPLNDGGFLILLHSSHFSPIDDNALNASEVLQGMFIFPGSRVIKRGTKSGQIKATISSEILQVLPVLSYAEGVVEKTPLNSTEELCDVLRQHMQSYAELINPGLDLCPSREVSLFPDQYDVLDDHTNLYSSPEWTDKARQSFRSYMSKPVSFQLPVSMASEILAADEGEQREDLDDNIYCLSFPEEAPTNPIGMGSEDQLTDQKSPVNAVTSVENCLISTGAQVDFITVPQNVVPNDLQAEDATEDNSKSDLTALSKTYDTGAKTPLSSPTSDDMSAELIVSITSAEQTVTDESLNVISSMTATKHDDFQISGFSAAKLQTAGVNSLHKTVKIKTIDCPEVTNSSETKRRKLLKGHSKIWPSLEKKPKACVETESSGDSQLNNLLDIDGRKLSRKCNFGKLLYKKKVRCVTHGSAVAEEKKTDPGQQSSEDAILMDLELCPLRRKTERWELKPVISECGRILVPHGSVAFAEQIQSLKHKFQCTIDEQCSEKMLVDASVNDHKKVEMEQESNTVPLTAVDKTDDIISTDGRNLFENIVASFTNNENSLFRQSDNCSLPLHPVSSEHSSKNDGTDTPPTEVKGTGTLLPGKCAKKGEFSLSKLKSVLLKAKRKNNVLVSKETTTGIAHTEPCLSVSKETTTGIAHTEPRLSVSKETTTGIAHTEPRLTKGKDDAEALEALTSVQDTNVDVKEVTNMLSVDPRFAYALGLTPKENPDKVQKSEGQDSQFKEVSSETQEQALSNKQSQILQNPPSIFTRRGRIKMLKKHQGISEDNIKKKCTTFRVAPLSGSTRLLHHQQHLSRDHTVRPSVGQEDRHERNHCRTSEYQNKCLVRREKFSHSRTIVNKDKSVSVTRQWKENYDFSRDSKFASVSKGRAIVRALHGPWDSSVQDISDELRLIVHMWIGLFYSRSTARFFQDDSNFTNLCSEESDSLEMSCEMVSPPAQSENRANSFGAFPSPTDSQDPSISKVLDLSKNDNFVVDQGSVILDLSLRNSCAETVTLDPQINSDKSSVSSELKEASDILNTPKSSVGLQEARTLQCYKPMVHVTETINEVNDLRSNYANEETSSPSQKADCLDCIDKPSFEDDGSLTHAREEIKSVSIWTGNLVTPFWIGHMLHGYNKEKTHENNNIENSQTTGICLVKKQATDSLKSMTNEETESDEADDVLCIDENYESQPKDGEEWEVKENPCQEKDIQPSPKVIHKWDSTKQQLGIGCNGYCFENEKQLPREGPKPVSPGQTENVAEEDNCGKEDELDCVSHDSDLSDQSLPMKCDGLESVQDCFTDCSRQAPFDEQPPQACHDAQLRKPCANDSALTDEHAISEEAPCTPHENEPFCDESADEENPVKYTCLAEEAPHEEAPCQKAELLVSDESTCSVNGSSAAGFIPQTKDSLEMRGSNDPDDQKTKSVVLERKDNNASQEELFHHQSHSPPSEVIKKDEAEEASTKETNLKMNITNEELEKAHKEVVIPFIATDVVQLHISNPQGKIDVQGQKGIPFNSETAHPDKLTEVSSSSIMYRKEEEVNAGTISLLDGSKTNQSLVFGSEADNRCPTPTLDEVPCDCIPCSLPGGSTEKTCINITARCLSRSSTPLNLEKPLEQKLCYPSRVHRDPSPHYVQHSDEQRTLNVLKCLETFLSNSKRTDKSNQIETTDTKNGLDQKPNLSSKHLSTSSADIMNNKLGNLKPVVVSTSTSQELPKESSGHLVSSLKNKLEEVLGPQHSFERTDITKDTSIGQDDCHSYRSTPSAQCLQTIKPNIDQDGHKTTSESNLNDGPGSFNQRPVMAVKPSKNDESQSDHSSKDGQIEYSPTNAPPTTMPLEKTECFIENSGLNDENQKLSEFSTKGYQLSIVNDGNSNSDEATLAPLDPPDKYQRGSMILSSALSKQSVELAKSDQHQGFFTHSLLEKVGETIKENPKMDQKDGSEASTLFGDDNDTSITEESLIPGPQTSLTCTVFNTGRKRPYSFLEEVSRRCLQDDPTQASMEQECLIFSDQMKQLLKSSKRGQISKQDTDDTLTLSCASPLTVHFSSLEEQEDSMDLLDAPSLAGQKIKVDMSDRKNTEDEKAMHPQNLSQKTDNLKEHVDVSAVTAKSARLYEAMMDDICGVRKAPLRPKHLMNRGYKNIEPSNPFDFCDQMKREMDESFRSKLNSVVKKSCKTKYRFYILATSDDAVFEETKAQLESVGHTSIQPSKFFLGEGSSSSLLIVLRNEDIAEHICKVPHLLELKKSPGVQFAGIDEPDDVVNLTHQELFTRGGFLMFDNAALESLSLCDMKKCSDILQELGRTGKWKWMLHYRDSRRLKENARLNSEAKEKKCFLNSCQDSGILEFLPYHKCDHTSRDQPDYLTCLVRLQVQNISARYPLFITDATTDGTFGINGILTMTVNSFLTKSPSETLL; encoded by the exons ATATTCAGAAGAGGATTTGAAGGAAACCTTTGGGTTTTTGCTGTTTGATGACGTCAACCAG GCTCATTTGTTCGGAGAGACAGGCCTTCTCACAGGAAAGAGTGCTTGCACAACTCTGGGAGATCCCATCAAAG GTGTTTACATATCAATGTACTCTGACTGTTTGGATCTGAATCGCTGGTATCAAGGAAAATCCGGATACGTTGCCATCATCAAGCTGACAAAG GGCAGAGTTAAGAAGGTTCCAGAGAACTACACCCAGAATTTCACAGCACCCACAGTTGGGTTTGACTGCCATGAGTCAGAAGAGTTGTCCTCAGTATCTTCCAAAACCAGTTCCTTTCTTGCTTTTGAAAGAACCCAG tATTACCTATATGAGCTGTTGGACGAGGAAAGCAGTGAAACAGCTCTATCTCCCAGTGCTGCCGTTCCTTTTGCTATTGTATCATTTTCATATACGGACACAAAAGCAATACGAACACCACAGGCTACAAG tgagaagaaaaaactgG ttCGTGATTACATGGCCTGGAGGGGTCAGCTTCAGATAGGCACCCAGTCCTATGATGTTGGGTTGAGGTCCACCAAAGGGGCACTGATTCCTACAAAACT gCCTCCAGTGGTCAAAGTTGAGAAAGCCATTTCCATGATAGATCTGATGCAGCTGTTGCCAAAGGCTGCCTTTGAAACCTGCTTCTCTGCTGAAG TCTTTCTTGGTGGCTTATACTGCAGTCTGTATGAGCTGGTTCCTTCTGAGGCGAAAGATACAAACTCACTCTCTCAGCTTCTGCAGGAGATCAAGGAGAAAGATATT gCTCTCACTGTTCCACTGAATGATGGTGGTTTTCTTATCCTGTTGCACTCATCCCATTTTTCCCCAATCGATG ataatgCTTTGAATGCATCTGAGGTCCTGCAaggcatgtttatttttccaggctCACGGGTCATAAAGAGAG gCACAAAATCTGGACAGATAAAGGCAACCATTTCATCTGAAATCCTTCAGGTTCTACCAGTGCTAAGTTATGCAGAGGGTGTAGTTGAGAAAACACCCCTCAACTCAACTGAAGAACTGTGTGACGTGTTGAGGCAGCACATGCAGAGCTACGCAGAACTGATAAACCCTGGGTTGGACTTATGTCCATCAAGAGAAGTCAGCCTCTTTCCAGATCAGTACGATGTGCTGGATGACCACACAAACCTCTACTCGTCCCCCGAATGGACTGACAAAGCACGACAAAGCTTCAGGTCATACATGAGCAAACCAGTCTCCTTTCAACTACCAGTGTCCATGGCTTCAGAAATTCTGGCAGCTGACGAGGGGGAGCAAAGGGAAGACCTCGATGACAATATCTACTGTCTGTCATTTCCTGAGGAGGCACCAACCAATCCTATTGGCATGGGCTCAGAAGACCAGTTGACAGACCAGAAATCTCCTGTAAATGCTGTGACATCTGTGGAGAATTGTCTAATAAGCACTGGAGCACAAGTGGATTTCATAACTGTACCTCAGAATGTTGTACCAAATGATTTGCAAGCAGAAGATGCAACTGAAGACAATTCAAAATCTGACCTGACTGCACTGAGCAAAACATATGATACGGGGGCCAAAACTCCCTTATCCTCCCCGACATCAGATGACATGTCAGCAGAGCTTATTGTCAGCATCACATCAGCAGAGCAAACTGTCACTGATGAAAGTTTAAATGTGATCAGTTCTATGACAGCAACAAAGCATGATGACTTTCAGATTTCTGGTTTTTCCGCAGCCAAATTACAAACAGCAGGAGTCAACTCTCTGCATAAGACGGTCAAAATTAAAACTATAGATTGCCCAGAGGTCACCAACAGCTCAGAAACAAAACGAAGGAAATTGCTGAAGGGGCATTCCAAAATCTGGCCAAGTCTGGAAAAGAAGCCTAAAGCTTGTGTTGAAACTGAATCATCTGGCGACTCACAGTTGAACAATCTATTGGATATTGATGGGAGAAAATTAAGTCGAAAATGCAATTTTGGAAAacttttatacaaaaaaaaggtGAGATGCGTTACACATGGTTCAGCTgtagcagaggagaaaaaaactgacCCTGGACAGCAGAGCTCGGAGGACGCCATTTTAATGGATCTTGAACTTTGTCCCCTGAGAAGGAAAACCGAGCGCTGGGAATTGAAGCCTGTTATCAGTGAATGTGGAAGGATCTTGGTTCCTCATGGCTCTGTGGCTTTTGCTGAACAGATTCAGTCTTTAAAGCATAAGTTTCAATGTACAATAGATGAACAGTGCTCTGAGAAAATGTTGGTTGATGCCTCTGTGAACGATCACAAAAAAGTCGAAATGGAGCAAGAGTCAAACACTGTGCCATTAACAGCAGTGGACAAAACGGATGACATAATATCCACGGATGGAAGGAATCTTTTTGAGAACATTGTGGCCAGTtttacaaataatgaaaatagcCTGTTTAGACAATCAGACAATTGTTCATTGCCTTTGCATCCAGTGAGTAGTGAGCATTCCTCAAAGAATGATGGCACTGACACTCCTCCAACAGAGGTTAAAGGAACTGGTACTCTCCTCCCAGGAAAGTGTGCAAAAAAGGGTGAATTTAGTTTGAGTAAACTAAAATCAGTTCTGTTaaaggcaaagagaaaaaacaatgtcCTTGTGTCcaaggaaacaacaacaggtATTGCCCACACCGAGCCTTGTCTCAGTGTGTCCAAGGAAACAACGACAGGTATTGCCCACACCGAGCCTCGTCTCAGTGTGTCCAAGGAAACAACGACAGGTATTGCCCACACCGAGCCTCGTCTCACGAAGGGCAAAGATGATGCGGAGGCATTGGAGGCCTTGACCAGTGTCCAGGACACTAATGTGGATGTCAAGGAAGTGACAAACATGCTATCAGTTGACCCTCGTTTTGCATATGCCCTTGGCCTGACCCCGAAAGAGAACCCAGATAAGGTTCAAAAGAGTGAGGGTCAGGACTCTCAATTTAAGGAAGTCTCATCAGAGACACAAGAACAAGCCCTTTCAAACAAACAGTCTCAAATCCTACAAAATCCTCCATCAATCTTCACAAGAAGGGGTAGGATTAAGATGCTCAAAAAGCATCAAGGCATCTCTGAAGacaatattaaaaagaaat GTACAACCTTCCGGGTAGCCCCTTTAAGTGGTTCTACCAGATTGCTGCACCATCAACAACACTTGAGTAGAGATCATACTGTTCGCCCCTCTGTTGGCCAGGAAGACAGACATGAACGCAACCACTGCAGGACTTCAGAATACCAGAACAAATGTTTGGTACGCAGGGAAAAGTTCAGTCACTCACGCACCATTGTTAATAAGGATAAATCTGTCAGTGTCACTAGACAATGGAAGGAAAACTATGACTTCAGCAGAGACAGCAAGTTTGCAAGTGTCTCTAAGGGGAGAGCTATCGTCCGAGCCTTGCATGG GCCGTGGGATTCCTCAGTTCAAGACATCAGTGATGAGTTACGACTCATCGTCCACATGTGGATTGGTCTGTTTTACAGCCGGTCAACAGCCAGATTCTTTCAAGATGACTCGAACTTTACAAACCTTTGTTCAGAAGAGAGTGATTCTTTGGAAATGTCCTGTGAAATGGTATCACCACCAGCTCAGTCTGAGAACAGGGCAAATTCATTTGGTGCTTTCCCAAGTCCAACAGACTCTCAAGACCCTTCAATTTCAAAGGTTTTGGACCTCAGCAAAAATGACAACTTTGTCGTTGACCAAGGATCTGTGATTTTGGACTTGTCACTGAGAAACTCTTGTGCAGAGACTGTCACTTTAGATCCACAAATCAACAGTGACAAATCTTCTGTGTCCAGTGAACTGAAAGAAGCAAGTGACATATTGAATACGCCCAAGTCATCGGTGGGACTACAGGAAGCAAGAACGTTACAG TGTTACAAACCGATGGTACACGTGACCGAGACTATCAACGAGGTGAATGATCTCAGAAGCAACTATGCAAATGAAGAAACTAGTAGTCCTTCACAAAAAGCTGACTGCCTGGATTGCATTGATAAACCATCTTTTGAAGATGATGGATCACTCACTCACGCACGAGAAGAGATAAAAAGTGTATCAATCTGGACAGGAAATCTTGTAACCCCATTTTGGATCGGCCATATGTTACATGGATACAACAAAGAGAAGACACATGAGAACAATAATATTGAAAATTCACAAACTACAGGGATATGTTTGGTTAAAAAACAAGCAACGGATTCACTCAAATCCATGACTAATGAGGAGACAGAATCAGACGAAGCAGATGATGTGCTTTGTATAGATGAGAATTATGAAAGTCAACCTAAAGATGGTGAAGAATGGGAAGTGAAAGAGAACCCATGCCAAGAAAAGGATATACAACCTTCTCCTAAAGTGATTCACAAATGGGACTCTACAAAGCAGCAATTGGGTATTGGTTGCAATGgatattgttttgaaaatgaaaagcagttACCGAGGGAGGGACCTAAACCAGTATCACCTGGCCAGACTGAAAATGTTGCTGAAGAAGATAACTGTGGAAAAGAGGATGAACTTGATTGCGTATCACATGACAGTGATTTGAGTGATCAGTCGTTACCTATGAAATGCGACGGCCTTGAGTCAGTTCAGGATTGTTTTACAGATTGTAGTCGCCAAGCACCATTTGATGAGCAACCACCTCAAGCCTGCCATGATGCACAGTTGAGAAAACCTTGTGCAAATGACAGTGCTTTGACAGATGAACATGCTATTTCAGAAGAAGCTCCTTGCACTCCACATGAAAATGAACCTTTTTGTGATGAATCTGCAGATGAGGAAAACCCAGTAAAATACACTTGTTTGGCAGAGGAGGCACCGCATGAGGAGGCACCGTGTCAGAAGGCAGAGTTACTCGTATCGGATGAGAGCACTTGTTCTGTAAATGGTTCCTCCGCAGCTGGGTTTATCCCCCAGACAAAGGACAGTTTGGAGATGAGAGGTAGTAATGATCCTGATGATCAGAAAACCAAATCAGTTGTGTTGGAGAGAAAGGACAATAACGCATCTCAAGAAGAATTATTTCATCACCAGTCTCACTCACCTCCGTCTGAGGTTATTAAAAAAGATGAGGCTGAAGAGGCATCGACTAAAGAAACAAATCTCAAAATGAACATAACAAATGAGGAATTGGAAAAAGCTCACAAGGAGGTTGTAATTCCATTTATTGCAACAGATGTAGTACAACTACATATCTCCAACCCACAAGGCAAGATAGACGTTCAAGGCCAGAAAGGAATACCATTTAACAGTGAAACTGCACACCCTGACAAGCTCACAGAGGTATCAAGTTCTTCTATAATGTACCgtaaagaagaggaagtgaatgCTGGCACAATATCACTTCTTGATGGAAGCAAAACCAATCAGTCATTAGTCTTTGGAAGTGAGGCTGATAACAGGTGCCCTACTCCAACTTTGGATGAGGTGCCATGCGACTGCATACCTTGTTCTCTACCTGGCGGCAGTACTGAAAAAACCTGCATAAACATTACTGCACGATGTCTTAGCAGAAGCTCAACACCTCTAAATCTTGAGAAGCCTCTTGAGCAAAAACTCTGTTACCCATCTAGAGTTCATCGTGATCCCAGCCCTCACTACGTTCAGCATTCTGATGAACAAAGAACTCTAAATGTTCTGAAATGTCTAGAAACGTTTCTCTCCAATTCAAAACGTACCGACAAATCTAACCAGATTGAAACAACTGATACAAAAAACGGTCTTGATCAAAAGCCTAACCTCAGCAGCAAGCACCTCTCTACTTCTTCAGCTGACATTATGAACAATAAATTAGGCAATTTAAAGCCAGTGGTGGTGTCAACCTCTACCTCACAAGAACTGCCCAAAGAATCTTCAGGTCACCTTGtatcatctttaaaaaataagcTTGAGGAAGTACTTGGTCCTCAACACAGTTTTGAAAGAACAGATATAACAAAGGACACCTCTATAGGGCAAGATGATTGTCATTCCTATAGATCTACTCCCTCTGCTCAGTGTTTGCAAACCATTAAACCAAATATTGACCAAGACGGGCATAAGACAACATCAGAGTCCAATTTAAATGATGGACCTGGTTCATTCAATCAGCGTCCTGTCATGGCTGTAAAACCCTCTAAGAATGATGAAAGTCAATCAGATCATAGCTCTAAAGATGGACAAATTGAGTACTCTCCCACCAACGCACCACCCACCACCATGCCCTTGGAGAAGACAGAATGTTTCATAGAAAATTCTGGACTAAATGATGAAAATCAAAAGCTCAGTGAGTTTTCTACCAAAGGTTATCAACTGTCGATTGTTAATGACGGTAACTCTAACTCAGATGAAGCTACATTGGCACCTTTAGATCCTCCTGATAAGTACCAAAGAGGGAGTATGATTCTTTCATCAGCTCTGTCCAAGCAGTCAGTTGAATTGGCAAAAAGTGATCAACACCAAGGTTTCTTTACACATAGTTTACTTGAGAAAGTTGGGGAAACAATTAAAGAGAACCCTAAAATGGATCAGAAAGATGGCTCAGAAGCATCAACTTTATTTGGGGATGACAACGACACCAGCATTACAGAAGAAAGTCTCATCCCTGGACCGCAAACTTCTCTCACGTGCACAGTTTTTAACACTGGTCGGAAAAGACCATATTCTTTTCTGGAGGAGGTTTCTCGAAGATGCCTACAGGATGACCCCACACAGGCGTCAATGGAACAGGAGTGTCTTATCTTCTCTGACCAAATGAAACAGCTTTTGAAAAGTAGTAAGAGAGGACAGATAAGCAAACAGGATACAGATGACACCTTGACATTGTCTTGTGCTAGTCCTTTGACTGTGCACTTTTCAAgcctggaggagcaggaggattCAATGGATCTCCTGGACGCACCCTCACTCGCTGGACAAAAAATCAAGGTTGACATGTctgacaggaaaaacacagaggatgaaAAGGCTATGCATCCTCAAAACCTATCCCAAAAAACAGATAACCTCAAGGAACATGTGGATGTATCTGCTGTCACTGCAAAAAGTGCTAGGCTTTATGAGGCAATGATGGATGACATTTGTGGTGTCCGAAAGGCCCCATTGAGACCCAAGCACTTAATGAACAGAGGTTACAAAAACATTGAACCAAGTAACCCTTTCGACTTCTGTGATcaaatgaagagagagatggacgaGAGCTTTCGAAGTAAACTGAATTCAGTTGTGAAGAAATCCTGTAAAACAAAGTACAGATTCTACATATTGGCAACGTCAGACGATGCCGTCTTTGAGGAAACCAAG gcACAGTTAGAGTCAGTGGGCCATACTTCCATACAGCCATCCAAGTTCTTCCTTGGTGAAGGCAGTTCTTCATCCCTTCTCATCGTCCTCAGGAATGAAGACATTGCAGAGCACATTTGCAAG GTCCCACATTTGCTGGAGTTAAAGAAGTCACCAGGCGTGCAGTTTGCTGGAATAGATGAACCAGATGATGTTGTGAATCTCACCCACCAGGAGCTCTTCACACGGGGAGGTTTTCTAATGTTTGACAATGCAGCACTGGAGTCCCTCAGTCTTT GCGACATGAAAAAATGCTCCGACATCTTGCAAGAGCTGGGCAGAACAGGGAAGTGGAAATGGATGTTACACTACAGAGACAGTCGTCGGCTGAAGGAAAATGCGAG GTTGAATTCAGAGGCCAAAGAAAAGAAGTGCTTCTTAAACTCTTGCCAGGACAGTGGGATACTGGAGTTCTTGCCTTACCACAAGTGTGACCACACATCAAGAGATCAGCCTGACTATCTCACATGTTTGGTTCGCTTGCAGGTCCAGAATATATCAGCCCGTTATCCTTTATTTATAACTG ATGCAACAACAGACGGGACATTTGGGATAAACGGAATTTTAACAATGACCGTGAACTCTTTCCTGACAAAGTCTCCAAGTGAAACATTGTTATGA